TTTGATTATAGCTGAGAGTGGATATAATTAGAGGCCTTGCTTCTTATAAATTTAAAAACAAGGCCTCTTCTTGACAGCTCTAATACAGTTTCTAATTACGCCCCTGCATACTTTGCTCTCTTACGCTTTCTTGCAGCTACTGCTACCATTACCCCCCATATTAGGAAAATGGACAGGGTCATCGGAACGCCAACCCTCAACATTTCCGGGAAGACTTCGGTAAGGCCAGCGGTCAGGAATGGCGGATAAAGAACAATTTCTCCGTGGGAGATATGTTCGACTGCTAACATTACCACTCCTCCCCACAACATCGAATTTAACCAATTGAAATGGTATTTTTCACTAGCTTTTTTCCCTACAGTAGTTGTCACTATTGCCGCGGCCGCTGGGACAAGAAAACAAGCCATCGGTTACCTCCTTTTTAAGTTTGAGATTAGAAGTAAAATTCCCCAGGTCATAAACACAGGCGCCAACATTGCTATTCCTAACATAACACCATTTTTGATCATTCCGTCTGTAGTCTTCTCCAAAAACGCTCCGCCTTCATATCCTAATATATGGTCGGTAAGAATCATTGCTGCCGCTCCCCAGAGCATTAAAGCTAGAAAACCTAACTTGTAATCCTTGGGTAAAACAAACTTACCTAAAGTCGCGCCCGCTGCCGCGATAGAAGTCGTTACTAACCACATCTCTTGCCTCCTCTCATTTTTTTAAACTTCCTTGTCTTATAATAGGACTAAATAACTGATTATATTTTGGGGTCCCTCTCCTGTTTCATGAGGGAAACCTCTCTTATTTAGCTGGTTTTATTATAAAGGTAATATTTTACCATATCAAGGATTATTGGGGATCGGAGAGGGATTCCCCTGCGGAATCGATATTAAACTTTCGCATATTGTGTAAAAGCGCGTCCCGGTCACCAAAAGTATCAAAAAGCACATCTTGGTTGATTAAAAATGAGACGCCCCACATACGGATAAAACGCTCCCATTTTGTTGAACCAACTGCAATAACTTGTACTTGCAAACTAATGGCAACCGTGCTGGGCGCAGGCGTTCTGCGCGGTTATCTCTTCGAGCTCGTTGCCTTTGAATTTCTTGATAATATCTGCAACGGTTTCCGCCGATGCCTTATAGGCCTTTATATTGGCTTCGTTTAATTTCTGCACCGCCCTCATTCCCATGCCCTGGCAGACAACCGCATCGATAGATGACAACCCTATTACGCCTAAAGGATGGCATGTGCCATGTGAATGATGGGCGTTGGTATTGTCAACGGTCTTCGCTTCATCCTTCTCGGTATCGTAAATGGTAAAATACGGTGCGCTGCCGAAATGCCCGTGGACTTTGGCGTTCAAGCCTTCCTTGCTTTCCGTCGGTATACATATCCTCATTTTACTTCTCCTTTTGTCGCTATCAGGACATACTGACAGCTGTCGTTGTGTTTTATTACGGCCATCCCGGACCTCTTTAACAATGCCACTATTGCGCCCAAAGACAATTTTGAACGCGGATGCGTATGGCCTTCCATCCCGTGTATCTTTTCCGCTATCCGTTCGCCTTTCCTGTTGAAATCCGTGATCACCAGCTTATTTTTGACCACCCTGGCCATCTCCTTAAGGCATTTTACTGGAGCTTTCGCGTGATGAAGAAAGTTCACGGAGATTACATTGTCAAATGCCATATCTTTAAATTTTAACCGCTCCGCGTTCATGATCTTAAGGGTTACCAGCTTATCAATCCCGAGCGCCTTGAGTCTTGACTTAGCGGTTTTCTGGGCTTTCCTGTCTACGTCTATCGAGACCAGGCTAAAGCCCCTTCTCGCCAAGGCAATAGCCATATGGCCGCTTCCCGTGCCGACCTCTAAAATGCTGCCATTGGCAAATCCGGCTTTTCTTAAAATGAACCTCCTTGCTTTAGGGATATCGTAACCGTGCCTCTTAAAAAACTTCAGCCTATCCTGGCTCTGTTTTAATAGATTATCCATTTAACCAACCTTCTTTACGGAGCCGCCTTCAATCTTTAGCGCCTTGCCGTTCAAAAGGGCATCCGCAATCTTTTTATGCGCTGAATTAACGATATTGCCGAAAGTTTGGCGCGAGATGTCCATCTTTTTCGCGGCGTCCTCCTGATATAGTCCCTCTAAATCCGCGAGCCTGACCGACTCTAATTCATCCAGAGCAAGATTCACCTCTTCAAGCATATCCAAAGGGATGCCGCGGGGTTTGAAGTAATTCGTATCCGGGCTGCATCTTATTCTTCTGCATCTACATGGCCTAGGCATATACTTTCCTTTCAGTTAGTTATTGGCATATGCTATATATTATCATGCCCCGCAGAACTTGTCAAGTCTTTCATTAAAATAAAAAGGCGCTGATACTGTCAGCGCCTGGGACCGTCGGCTAAATGTTCTGCTGTTATTTTTTTACATCAAGATAAGGCTTGTGGCCATTATAGCCATGCCTGTTATTACCCCTAATATAGATACATGATAGCCGTCGCTTTGGCAGGATAAAGGAAGTAGTTCATCAAAACTGATAAAGACCATGATTCCCGCGACAAACGCAAGCGAGAAAGATAAAACTGTCGGGTTTAAAAACGGCATTAACACCAATATCGCTATGACGGCACCGGCAGGCTCCGCGAAACCCGACAGAAAAGAATACCAGAATGCCTTTTTTCTGCTTTTTGTAGCGTAGAAGATCGGCATAGCAACGGCGATCCCCTCGGGTATGTTATGCAAGGCTATCGCGATGGCTAATGCAACGCCTAACTTAATATTTACCAGGGCGCTTATGAAGACCGCCATTCCTTCAGGAAAATTATGTATCCCTATGCCTATAGCGGTAAATATTCCTGCGGTCATGAGTTTTTTA
This sequence is a window from Candidatus Omnitrophota bacterium. Protein-coding genes within it:
- the zupT gene encoding zinc transporter ZupT, coding for MDNTKIWLPLLLSFLAGIFTVVGSLITFFIRDFKKSYLQFFLGLSGGVMIYVSFVELLPSSINNIGALKANVAFFGGIILVMLLDFLIPHEYIAERIKPDTHDKKLMTAGIFTAIGIGIHNFPEGMAVFISALVNIKLGVALAIAIALHNIPEGIAVAMPIFYATKSRKKAFWYSFLSGFAEPAGAVIAILVLMPFLNPTVLSFSLAFVAGIMVFISFDELLPLSCQSDGYHVSILGVITGMAIMATSLILM
- a CDS encoding NifB/NifX family molybdenum-iron cluster-binding protein; this encodes MRICIPTESKEGLNAKVHGHFGSAPYFTIYDTEKDEAKTVDNTNAHHSHGTCHPLGVIGLSSIDAVVCQGMGMRAVQKLNEANIKAYKASAETVADIIKKFKGNELEEITAQNACAQHGCH
- a CDS encoding DUF134 domain-containing protein, with product MPRPCRCRRIRCSPDTNYFKPRGIPLDMLEEVNLALDELESVRLADLEGLYQEDAAKKMDISRQTFGNIVNSAHKKIADALLNGKALKIEGGSVKKVG
- a CDS encoding class I SAM-dependent methyltransferase — encoded protein: MDNLLKQSQDRLKFFKRHGYDIPKARRFILRKAGFANGSILEVGTGSGHMAIALARRGFSLVSIDVDRKAQKTAKSRLKALGIDKLVTLKIMNAERLKFKDMAFDNVISVNFLHHAKAPVKCLKEMARVVKNKLVITDFNRKGERIAEKIHGMEGHTHPRSKLSLGAIVALLKRSGMAVIKHNDSCQYVLIATKGEVK